Proteins from one Bradyrhizobium roseum genomic window:
- a CDS encoding ABC transporter permease: protein MAKDLRFIGRRLLKALPLLLAVVLFNFCLLKLAPGDAAEVLAGESAAATPEYLAELRARFGLDRPVHIQLFNYVWKLAHLDLGYSFRHNMSVLDLILGRLSATLVLMVSALLLAVTIGAALGVLASNKVNSWRDTLISIFAMLSFATPVFWMGLMMIVLFSVNLGWLPSSGMETIASGNTGLAHVLDVSRHMIMPVATLALFYVAVYTRVMRASMLEVFNQDYVTTARAKGLTENRITLRHVLRNALLPLVTLLGVQMGTMLGGSVLVETVFSWPGLGRLAFEAVFQRDINLLLGILLSCSFVVIVANILVDVAYTKLDPRIRLS from the coding sequence ATGGCGAAGGATTTGCGCTTCATCGGGCGCAGGCTGCTCAAGGCGCTGCCGCTGCTTCTGGCCGTTGTGCTGTTCAATTTTTGCCTGCTCAAGTTGGCCCCGGGGGACGCGGCGGAGGTTCTGGCGGGTGAGTCGGCAGCCGCCACCCCGGAGTATCTGGCCGAACTGCGCGCCCGCTTCGGCCTCGACCGGCCGGTGCATATCCAGCTCTTCAACTATGTGTGGAAGCTCGCTCATCTCGATCTCGGCTACTCGTTTCGTCACAACATGTCGGTTCTCGACCTGATCCTGGGACGGCTTTCGGCGACGCTCGTCCTGATGGTCAGTGCCCTGCTCCTGGCGGTGACCATCGGCGCCGCGCTCGGCGTGCTTGCTTCCAACAAGGTCAACAGCTGGCGCGACACGCTGATCTCGATCTTCGCCATGCTGTCCTTCGCAACCCCGGTGTTCTGGATGGGACTGATGATGATCGTGCTGTTCTCGGTCAATCTCGGCTGGCTGCCGTCGAGCGGCATGGAGACCATTGCATCGGGCAACACCGGTCTCGCCCATGTGCTGGACGTCAGCCGTCACATGATAATGCCGGTCGCGACGCTCGCGCTGTTCTACGTCGCGGTCTACACCCGCGTCATGCGCGCCTCGATGCTGGAGGTGTTCAATCAGGATTATGTCACCACGGCCCGCGCCAAGGGCCTGACCGAAAACCGCATCACGCTTCGCCATGTCCTGCGCAACGCGCTGCTGCCGCTCGTCACGCTGCTCGGCGTTCAGATGGGCACGATGCTGGGCGGCTCGGTGCTGGTCGAAACGGTGTTCTCCTGGCCGGGTCTCGGCCGGCTCGCCTTCGAGGCGGTGTTTCAGCGCGACATCAACTTGCTGCTGGGCATCCTGCTGAGCTGTTCCTTCGTGGTGATCGTCGCCAACATCCTGGTCGACGTCGCC